In Miniphocaeibacter halophilus, the following proteins share a genomic window:
- a CDS encoding glycosyl hydrolase, translating into MSNLNKPYTRMWLYGLNITKDEIDYNIEQVKNKGIGGIELQFIYPIEEKGNKQFYSSEFFDDLNYFINRCHKENIDVDLTLGSGWPLGGKFIDKSMAPDILIPYQVNLCGPTNYNYDFTGVLSGKIVKATLAKIDNGKIIKDTLRDVTTHVKTEYIEVWPWGESIKDLNIPEGEHRLYVFVSNEYRQLVGKAAPNMEGYAMDHCRKDVTKLYLEQLGDVLLDNIDVTKIRSVFCDSIELTASNWTKYLLDDFIRERGYDLTPYLPALWDNIDDLSPYIRCDYYRTYGEATVNNYFKEIKKWAVKKGVQFRLQAHGTWGDIINAYSASHIPEGETFGYGDKLNVNINHRRLAVSSGMNINAPIVSNETYTWLRKPRFLVTLEMMKKATDACFVDGINHIINHGYSFYKGNNLDNIFYASTVISPHNTWWKYYNNLSEYISNTCRYLQSSKIKTNLAILTPTTDIWAKNTMAELHMSLKIEKHIGNNILNKLSNLGYWTAFVNDDRIQKSENVLKLETNEIDTLIVPSMDYIDLYTLRKIEQLSNTTNIIFLNKYPIFGHTYLNYVAVNYEIQDIIKRISSKKGVYLLNEIELFDNIGKIIDPIIKIENNDNVGFIIREDSKHNKIIFIANISDEYKEISIDFQFNNYFEIYDPMENNIYLNYDVKGNKILLDLEPNQSLIIKESNNLRENLGISKYEIYKRFEIKPKYLNIGMDNKIIDSFITWETIDDFKYYSGIGIYSSEFEISNELINLNAFLEIDSLFEICDVYINDKFVGNIWKKPYKLNITDKLHLGKNSIKFEVTNLLFNSALNNITENPRTKLSKEWPYLNEIIVQNRIDKVDTFREREENLGIQKSGIEGKVYLNFFKGKTVR; encoded by the coding sequence ATGAGTAATTTAAACAAACCATATACTAGAATGTGGCTATATGGTCTAAATATTACAAAAGATGAAATAGATTATAATATAGAACAAGTTAAAAACAAAGGTATAGGAGGAATAGAATTACAGTTTATATATCCTATAGAAGAAAAGGGGAATAAACAATTTTATTCTTCAGAATTTTTTGACGATTTAAATTATTTTATAAATAGATGTCACAAAGAGAATATAGATGTTGATTTAACACTAGGCTCCGGATGGCCTTTAGGTGGTAAATTTATAGATAAAAGTATGGCTCCGGATATATTGATACCTTATCAGGTTAATTTATGTGGTCCAACTAACTATAATTATGATTTTACTGGAGTTTTATCTGGTAAAATAGTGAAGGCTACGTTAGCGAAAATTGATAATGGAAAAATTATCAAGGATACTCTAAGAGATGTAACAACTCATGTAAAAACAGAATATATCGAAGTATGGCCTTGGGGGGAATCCATTAAAGATTTAAATATCCCTGAAGGAGAACATAGACTATATGTATTTGTTTCAAATGAATATAGACAATTAGTGGGGAAGGCTGCTCCAAACATGGAGGGGTACGCTATGGACCATTGTAGAAAAGATGTTACAAAGTTATATCTTGAACAATTAGGAGATGTCTTATTAGATAATATCGATGTAACAAAAATAAGATCAGTCTTTTGTGACTCGATTGAACTGACAGCTTCAAATTGGACTAAGTATCTACTAGATGATTTTATTAGAGAACGTGGATATGATCTAACTCCATATCTACCAGCTCTCTGGGATAATATAGATGATTTATCCCCATATATAAGATGTGATTATTATAGAACATATGGTGAGGCTACTGTAAATAATTATTTTAAAGAAATTAAGAAATGGGCTGTAAAAAAAGGGGTACAATTTCGATTACAAGCACATGGTACATGGGGAGACATTATAAATGCTTACAGTGCATCTCATATTCCAGAAGGAGAAACTTTTGGATATGGAGATAAGTTGAATGTAAATATTAATCATAGAAGACTTGCTGTTAGCTCAGGTATGAATATTAATGCCCCGATAGTATCGAATGAAACTTATACATGGTTAAGAAAACCAAGGTTTCTAGTAACTTTAGAAATGATGAAAAAAGCTACGGATGCTTGTTTTGTTGATGGAATCAATCACATTATAAACCATGGATATTCATTTTATAAAGGAAATAATCTCGATAATATATTTTATGCTTCCACAGTAATATCTCCTCATAATACATGGTGGAAGTATTATAATAATTTATCAGAATATATTTCTAATACTTGTAGATATTTACAATCATCAAAGATAAAGACTAACTTAGCAATCTTAACACCAACTACAGATATATGGGCTAAAAACACTATGGCTGAATTACATATGTCTTTAAAAATAGAAAAACATATTGGAAATAATATATTGAACAAACTTTCGAATTTAGGATATTGGACGGCATTTGTAAACGATGATAGGATACAAAAATCAGAAAATGTTCTGAAATTAGAAACAAATGAAATAGATACATTGATAGTTCCAAGTATGGATTATATAGACCTATATACTTTAAGAAAAATAGAGCAACTATCCAATACTACTAATATTATATTTTTAAATAAATATCCTATTTTTGGTCATACCTACTTAAATTATGTAGCTGTAAATTATGAAATACAAGACATAATAAAAAGAATTTCAAGTAAAAAGGGAGTTTATTTATTAAATGAAATTGAATTATTTGATAATATAGGAAAAATCATAGATCCTATTATTAAAATAGAGAATAATGATAACGTTGGATTTATAATAAGAGAAGATTCTAAACATAATAAGATTATTTTTATTGCTAATATTAGTGATGAATATAAGGAAATTTCTATTGACTTTCAATTCAATAATTATTTTGAAATATATGATCCTATGGAAAATAATATATATTTAAATTATGATGTAAAAGGAAATAAAATTCTACTTGATTTAGAGCCGAATCAATCATTGATAATCAAGGAAAGTAATAATCTTAGAGAAAATTTGGGAATATCAAAATATGAAATATATAAAAGGTTTGAGATTAAGCCTAAATATTTAAATATCGGTATGGACAACAAAATCATAGATTCTTTTATAACATGGGAAACCATAGATGATTTTAAATACTATAGTGGAATAGGAATATATTCATCTGAATTTGAAATATCTAATGAATTGATAAATTTAAACGCTTTTTTAGAAATAGATAGTCTTTTTGAAATATGTGATGTTTATATTAATGATAAATTTGTTGGAAATATATGGAAAAAACCATATAAATTAAATATAACTGATAAATTACACTTGGGTAAAAACAGTATTAAATTTGAAGTAACAAACTTATTGTTTAATAGTGCTCTTAACAATATTACAGAAAATCCTAGAACAAAGTTGTCAAAAGAATGGCCATATCTAAATGAAATAATAGTACAAAACAGAATAGATAAGGTTGATACTTTTAGAGAAAGAGAAGAAAATCTGGGTATACAAAAATCTGGAATAGAAGGTAAAGTATATTTGAATTTTTTTAAAGGAAAGACTGTAAGATGA